A single genomic interval of Legionella israelensis harbors:
- the tuf gene encoding elongation factor Tu, whose amino-acid sequence MAKEKFERTKTHVNVGTIGHVDHGKTTLTAAITLIMSQKYGGMARAYDQIDAAPEERERGITISTAHVEYESAKRHYAHVDCPGHADYVKNMITGAAQMDGAILVVSAADGPMPQTREHILLSRQVGVPYIVVFLNKADMVDDPELLELVEMEVRDLLSSYEFPGDDIPIVVGSALKALEGDTSEIGIPAIEKLVEVMDSYIPEPERDIDKSFLLPIEDVFSISGRGTVVTGRVESGIIKVGDEVEIVGIRDTQKTTCTGVEMFRKLLDEGRAGDNVGVLLRGTKRDEVERGQVLAKPGTIKPHTKFEAEVYVLSKDEGGRHTPFFNGYRPQFYFRTTDVTGSCELPEGVEMVMPGDNVQMTVNLHSPIAMDEGLRFAIREGGRTVGAGVVAKIIE is encoded by the coding sequence ATGGCGAAGGAAAAATTTGAGCGAACGAAGACGCACGTAAACGTTGGTACTATTGGCCACGTAGACCATGGTAAGACGACGTTGACGGCGGCTATTACATTAATTATGTCGCAGAAGTATGGGGGGATGGCCCGTGCTTATGATCAAATTGATGCGGCTCCAGAAGAGCGTGAGCGAGGGATTACGATATCGACAGCGCACGTTGAATATGAATCAGCCAAGCGTCATTATGCTCATGTAGACTGTCCTGGCCACGCGGATTATGTGAAGAACATGATTACGGGAGCTGCTCAGATGGATGGGGCGATTTTGGTTGTATCTGCTGCGGATGGCCCGATGCCACAGACCCGGGAACATATTTTGTTATCACGCCAGGTAGGTGTTCCGTATATTGTTGTTTTTTTAAACAAGGCGGATATGGTAGATGATCCTGAGTTGCTTGAGTTGGTGGAGATGGAAGTACGTGATTTGTTGAGCAGCTATGAATTTCCAGGGGATGATATACCGATTGTGGTAGGTTCGGCTTTGAAAGCGCTGGAAGGTGATACGAGTGAGATTGGTATACCGGCGATTGAGAAGTTAGTTGAAGTGATGGATTCTTACATACCTGAACCTGAAAGAGACATTGACAAGAGTTTCTTATTGCCGATTGAAGATGTATTTTCGATATCTGGACGAGGAACGGTGGTTACTGGCCGTGTAGAAAGTGGCATTATCAAGGTGGGAGATGAAGTAGAGATTGTAGGCATACGTGATACTCAGAAGACGACGTGTACGGGTGTTGAGATGTTCCGTAAACTTCTGGATGAAGGTCGTGCGGGAGACAACGTAGGTGTATTGCTGCGTGGGACGAAGCGCGATGAGGTTGAAAGGGGCCAGGTATTGGCGAAGCCAGGCACGATTAAGCCGCATACGAAGTTTGAAGCGGAAGTGTATGTTTTGTCGAAAGATGAAGGTGGTCGTCATACTCCGTTTTTTAATGGTTACCGACCTCAATTTTATTTCCGCACGACGGATGTGACAGGTTCATGTGAGCTTCCTGAGGGAGTGGAAATGGTAATGCCGGGTGACAATGTTCAAATGACCGTTAACCTGCATTCACCCATTGCTATGGATGAAGGCTTGCGATTTGCAATTCGCGAGGGTGGTCGTACGGTTGGTGCCGGCGTAGTCGCTAAAATTATCGAGTAA
- the secE gene encoding preprotein translocase subunit SecE, translating into MKSNVDSASKLTNTFATLAIIILTAVAFYCSYYLNFSSAIKAILWIGWLVIVLGLGLLTSKGKQILKFAKEAKIELQKVVWPSRQETVQTTSIVMIMVAITGFVLWGVDSAMMWIIGKITHLG; encoded by the coding sequence ATGAAAAGTAATGTTGATAGTGCAAGTAAACTGACAAATACATTTGCTACCTTAGCTATTATCATACTAACGGCGGTGGCATTTTACTGTTCGTATTATCTTAATTTTTCTTCAGCCATTAAAGCCATACTTTGGATAGGTTGGTTGGTTATTGTTCTTGGATTAGGATTATTAACCTCAAAAGGAAAGCAAATATTAAAATTTGCAAAAGAGGCAAAAATTGAATTACAGAAAGTAGTTTGGCCATCACGACAGGAAACGGTTCAAACAACATCTATAGTGATGATCATGGTTGCTATTACGGGATTTGTACTTTGGGGCGTTGATTCTGCTATGATGTGGATCATTGGTAAAATAACACATTTAGGTTGA